One window from the genome of Halictus rubicundus isolate RS-2024b chromosome 7, iyHalRubi1_principal, whole genome shotgun sequence encodes:
- the Su(dx) gene encoding suppressor of deltex: MSHCEEEVASSGFHQLSITIEGAILKSSTFLKPNPYIEFSVDDKSPRKTEVSKSTYQPKWNEEFTILVTPYSQLHFRLLDHSTFRKDTLIGEKKINLSEVLSHYNGKLENMEVTFDLMSENKHDSQLCKVGELITVFDGLRINMPNVSSLSINESPCQTQCTPTDGVINNDTASNRSILNGGVRARMRLQGVENVPSSAFRGLTNTYHNSNYNVGNDQPSVDKNSEQVEHVASNSLSNGHVISPMDKSVVSLPGRHAMSLSEGRQVSRIEHTPMPGTVDGRVGMCADQFSKLCVSEARNVSQGEQSTLSGTLGICRSDQLSIGKTNVDMRSHNRTDQPASSGRNSRTEQLLTTPLSDSFGNTRSDQLPTPTVDGCAISRTDQPTTSTAMDNQGISQTDQSTVFTLPEGSCTSHSEQSSGFHMADSRRMPRTDQSALPILPVAERRRAVRPKQSTTSTTPSNPLVVQRVASLTAQTAIARGQSPAQSGSSIILAEVEPTNHSEEPLPPGWEMRYDIYGRRYYVDHNTRSTSWERPQPLPLGWEVRRDPRGRIYYVDHNTRSTTWQRPNTERLQHFQHWQGERQHVVQQGNQRFLYPQAHGNQAAVVGPSMSTVDDDDALGPLPAGWERRKQPEGRVYYVNHKNRTTQWEDPRTQGQETGIDEPPLPDGWEIRLTEDGVRYFVDHNTRTTTFQDPRPGAPKGGKGTYRVPRAYERSFKWKLQQFRYLCQTNAVANHIKINVNRQTLFEDSYHQIMNAEAFVLRRRLYIIFKGEEGLDYGGVSREWFFLLSHEVLNPMYCLFEYANKSNYSLQINPASYVNPDHLQYFKFIGRFIAMALYHGRFIYSGFTMPFYKRMLNKKLVMKDIESIDPEFYKSLVWIKENNIDECGLELYYSVDFEILGQVIHHELKEGGDKIRVVEDNKEEYIRLMTEWRMTRGIEDQTKAFLEGFNSVVPLEWLKYFDERELELMLCGMQEIDVEDWQRNTIYRHYTRNSKQILWFWQFVTRTDSEKRARLLQFVTGTCRVPVGGFAELMGSNGPQRFCIEKVGKDTWLPRSHTCFNRLDLPPYKSYEQLVEKLNYAIEETEGFGQE, encoded by the exons ATGTCCCATTGTGAAGAAGAAGTGGCATCATCTGGTTTTCACCAATTAAGTATTACAA ttGAGGGTGCTATATTAAAAAGTTCAACATTCTTGAAACCAAATCCATACATAGAATTTTCTGTTGACGATAAGAGTCCTAGAAAAACAGAAGTTTCAAAGTCCACGTATCAACCAAAATGGAACGAAGAATTTACGATACTTGTAACTCCATATTCTCAATTACATTTTCGTCTCTTAGATCATAGCACATTTCGTAAAGATACATTAATAGGAGAGAAGAAAATAAATCTTTCTGAAGTGTTATCCCACTATAatggaaaattagaaaatatggAAGTAACGTTTGATTTAATGAGTGAAAATAAACATGATTCACAATTGTGCAAAGTTggagaattaattacagtattcgATGGGTTAAGAATTAATATGCCAAATGTATCATCATTAAGTATAAATGAGTCACCATGTCAGACACAATGCACACCAACTGATG GTGTTATAAATAATGATACTGCTAGTAATCGCAGTATTCTTAACGGAGGTGTCCGTGCTCGCATGAGATTACAAGGAGTTGAAAATGTTCCATCGTCTGCTTTTCGTGGATTAACAAATACTTATCACAATTCTAATTATAATGTTGGAAATGATCAGCCTAGTGTTGATAAGAATAGTGAACAAGTTGAACATGTAGCATCAAATTCTTTATCAAATGGACACGTAATATCACCTATGGACAAGTCTGTTGTCTCATTACCAGGACGTCATGCAATGTCTTTGTCGGAAGGACGTCAAGTATCTCGAATAGAACACACACCTATGCCTGGGACAGTAGATGGAAGAGTTGGTATGTGTGCAGATCAATTCTCAAAACTTTGTGTCTCGGAAGCTCGTAATGTTTCTCAAGGAGAACAATCCACGTTATCTGGAACACTTGGAATATGCAGATCAGATCAATTATCGATTGGAAAAACTAATGTCGATATGCGTTCACATAATAGAACAGACCAACCTGCATCTAGTGGACGCAACTCTCGAACAGAACAATTATTAACTACTCCTTTGTCGGATAGTTTTGGAAATACGAGATCTGATCAGCTTCCTACTCCTACAGTAGATGGTTGTGCGATTTCTAGAACAGATCAACCTACAACATCTACCGCAATGGATAATCAAGGAATTTCTCAAACGGATCAGTCTACAGTATTTACGTTACCAGAAGGATCTTGTACATCTCATTCAGAACAGTCTTCAGGATTTCACATGGCAGACAGTCGCAGAATGCCACGTACAGACCAGTCTGCGTTACCTATTCTACCCGTGGCAGAAAGACGCAGAGCTGTACGACCCAAACAGTCAACAACATCGACTACTCCTTCAAATCCTTTAGTAGTACAACGTGTAGCTTCGTTGACAGCACAAACTGCCATTGCACGTGGTCAGTCGCCTGCTCAGTCTGGGTCATCGATAATACTTGCTGAAGTTGAACCTACGAATCATTCAGAAGAACCTTTACCTCCTGGTTGGGAAATGAGATACGACATATATGGAAGAAG GTATTATGTTGACCATAATACACGAAGTACTTCTTGGGAAAGACCGCAACCTTTGCCATTAGGATGGGAAGTGCGTAGAGATCCAAGAGGCAGAATTTATTATGTGGATCATAATACGAGAAGTACAACATGGCAGAGACCAAATACTGAGAGATTACAACATTTCCAACATTGGCAAGGTGAAAGGCAACATGTGGTTCAACAAGGTAACCAGCGGTTCCTTTATCCTCAA GCTCATGGAAATCAAGCAGCTGTGGTAGGACCTTCAATGTCTACGGTTGATGATGATGATGCTCTGGGGCCGTTACCCGCAGGATGGGAAAGACGTAAACAACCAGAAGGAAGAGTTTATTATGTGAatcataaaaatcgtactactCAGTGGGAAGATCCTAGAACTCAAGGCCAAGAAACTGGAATTGATGAACCGCCATTACCAGATGGATGGGAAATACGATTAACTGAAGATGGAGTTCGATATTTTGTAGATCATAATACAAGAACAACTACATTCCAAGATCCAAGACCCGGTGCACCAAAAGG TGGAAAAGGTACTTACCGTGTGCCAAGAGCATATGAAAGATCATTTAAATGGAAGTTACAACAATTCCGTTACTTGTGTCAAACCAATGCTGTGGCAAACCACATTAAAATTAATGTTAATCGACAAACATTGTTTGAAGATTCTTATCATCAAATAATGAATGCAGAAGCTTTTGTATTGAGACGCagattatatataatatttaaaggaGAGGAAGGACTAGATTATGGAGGTGTATCCAG AGAATGGTTTTTCTTGTTAAGCCATGAAGTGTTAAATCCGATGTACTGTCTATTCGAATATGCCAATAAAAGTAATTACAGCTTGCAAATTAATCCAGCATCTTATGTCAATCCTGACCACTTGCAGTACTTTAAATTTATTGGAAGGTTTATAGCAATG GCACTTTATCATGGGCGATTTATCTATAGCGGTTTCACTATGCCATTTTATAAAcgtatgttaaataaaaaattagtcaTGAAAGATATAGAATCTATTGATCCAGAATTCTACAAATCTCTTGTGTggataaaagaaaataatattgacGAATGTGGTCTAGAATTGTACTATAGTGTTGATTTCGAAATTCTCGGTCAAGTCATACATCATGAACTAAAAGAAGGTGGTGATAAAATTAGGGTTGTTGAAGATAATAAGGAAGAATATATCAg GTTAATGACAGAGTGGAGAATGACAAGAGGTATAGAGGACCAAACTAAAGCTTTCTTGGAAGGTTTTAACTCAGTTGTACCATTGGAATGGTTGAAATATTTCGATGAGCGGGAATTAGAACTTATGCTCTGTGGAATGCAAGAAATAGATGTGGAAGATTGGCAACGCAACACAATTTACAGACATTATACCCGTAATAGTAAACAAATCTTATGGTTTTGGCAG TTCGTAACAAGAACGGACAGTGAAAAACGAGCTCGCCTTTTACAATTTGTAACGGGTACTTGCCGAGTACCTGTTGGAGGTTTTGCAGAATTAATGG gGAGTAACGGGCCTCAAAGATTTTGCATAGAGAAAGTAGGAAAAGATACATGGTTACCAAGATCGCATACGTGCTTCAATAGATTGGATTTGCCACCATATAAGAGCTATGAACAGTTAGTAGAAAAGTTAAATTACGCGATTGAAGAAACAGAAGGTTTTGGTCAAGAATAA
- the Bugz gene encoding bub3 interacting GLEBS and Zinc finger domain protein isoform X1, which translates to MGRKKKKQSRPWCWYCNREFEDEKILIQHQKAKHFKCHICHKKLYTGPGLSIHCMQVHKEAIDKVPNSLPNRSNIEIEIYGMEGIPPSDAKEHERQRNGGRPGSPSSGEDEPVRKKTKPEGLLGSAPGAMPTGSNMMPGVMPGMAGHPGMPPMGQFPPPMHHMMGPMGPVGPPFMGPGMMPGMPSMPPGIQPPVSGASIPPSRPLFPSAAAVSTAASTAVTSPLGTDFKPITSIAGGSIGPVKPTFPAYSNADSNTTTSNNIGNDQKVNLIATTSAAIKIIHPPEDLSLEEIRARLPKYQRRQSEEARNAQVEANQQVAALQQQQQQQQQQQQQQQQQAAANAAAAFQDQQQRQQAALNALQQQQRFQRPPQAVMVPASAAMPVSSVALMAPLMRPTMTLAAPALIHGGNMMRPPPMGLPPGMIGALPPGAMHPAFATPMGFPGAPMLAPMMHPRFR; encoded by the exons ATGGGACGCAAAAAGAAGAAGCAATCGAGGCCCTGGTGTTG GTATTGTAATCGAGAATTTGAGGATGAGAAAATTCTGATTCAACACCAAAAAGCAAAACATTTCAAGTGTCATATTTGTCATAAAAAGCTTTATACAGGACCAGGACTCAGTATACACTGTATGCAG gtGCACAAAGAAGCAATAGACAAGGTTCCAAATTCATTGCCCAATCGTAGTAAtattgaaatagaaatttatggCATGGAAGGCATACCGCCAAGTGATGCAAAAGAACATGAAAGGCAAAGGAATGGAGGTAGACCAGGTTCGCCAAGTTCTGGTGAAGACGAACCAGTTAGAAAAAAGACGAAACCAGAGGGTTTGTTGGGTTCTGCACCAGGAGCGATGCCCACAGGTTCAAATATGATGCCAGGTGTAATGCCAGGTATGGCAGGTCATCCTGGTATGCCACCAATGGGCCAGTTCCCACCACCCATGCACCATATGATGGGACCTATGGGTCCTGTAGGTCCACCTTTCATGGGACCTgg CATGATGCCTGGTATGCCAAGCATGCCTCCAGGTATACAACCACCAGTGTCAGGTGCATCTATTCCACCGTCACGCCCATTATTTCCAAGTGCTGCAGCTGTTTCAACGGCTGCATCCACAGCTGTGACTTCTCCCTTGGGCACAGATTTCAAACCAATTACATCAATAGCTGGTGGATCGATAGGACCAGTTAAACCAACATTCCCTGCTTACAGTAATGCTGATAGTAATACCACCACTAGTAATAATATTGGAAATGATCAAAAAGTAAATCTTATAGCAACTACTAGTGCTGCCATTAAAATCATTCATCCACCGGAGGATCTAAGTCTA GAGGAAATTAGAGCAAGACTTCCAAAATATCAACGACGGCAAAGCGAAGAAGCGCGCAATGCACAGGTTGAAGCTAATCAGCAAGTTGCTGCAttacaacagcagcagcagcagcaacaacagcagcaacagcaacagcaacaacaagcCGCTGCTAATGCAGCCGCTGCGTTTCAGGATCAGCAACAGAGGCAACAGGCAGCGTTAAATGCTCTTCAACAACAACAGAGATTTCAGAGACCCCCACAAGCGGTTATGGTTCCTGCATCAGCTGCAATGCCTGTTAGCTCTGTCGCTTTGATGGCACCACTCATGCGACCTACTATGACCTTAGCTGCACCCGCTCTGATTCATGGAGGTAACATGATGCGACCGCCCCCCATGGGCCTGCCACCAG GTATGATAGGAGCGTTACCACCGGGCGCGATGCATCCTGCATTCGCAACCCCAATGGGTTTCCCTGGTGCGCCCATGTTGGCTCCGATGATGCACCCACGCTTCAGATGA
- the Bugz gene encoding bub3 interacting GLEBS and Zinc finger domain protein isoform X2, translated as MGRKKKKQSRPWCWYCNREFEDEKILIQHQKAKHFKCHICHKKLYTGPGLSIHCMQVHKEAIDKVPNSLPNRSNIEIEIYGMEGIPPSDAKEHERQRNGGRPGSPSSGEDEPVRKKTKPEGLLGSAPGAMPTGSNMMPGVMPGMAGHPGMPPMGQFPPPMHHMMGPMGPVGPPFMGPGMMPGMPSMPPGIQPPVSGASIPPSRPLFPSAAAVSTAASTAVTSPLGTDFKPITSIAGGSIGPVKPTFPAYSNADSNTTTSNNIGNDQKVNLIATTSAAIKIIHPPEDLSLEEIRARLPKYQRRQSEEARNAQVEANQQVAALQQQQQQQQQQQQQQQQQAAANAAAAFQDQQQRQQAALNALQQQQRFQRPPQAVMVPASAAMPVSSVALMAPLMRPTMTLAAPALIHGGNMMRPPPMGLPPEKHVSHASEINTYTCVRVQF; from the exons ATGGGACGCAAAAAGAAGAAGCAATCGAGGCCCTGGTGTTG GTATTGTAATCGAGAATTTGAGGATGAGAAAATTCTGATTCAACACCAAAAAGCAAAACATTTCAAGTGTCATATTTGTCATAAAAAGCTTTATACAGGACCAGGACTCAGTATACACTGTATGCAG gtGCACAAAGAAGCAATAGACAAGGTTCCAAATTCATTGCCCAATCGTAGTAAtattgaaatagaaatttatggCATGGAAGGCATACCGCCAAGTGATGCAAAAGAACATGAAAGGCAAAGGAATGGAGGTAGACCAGGTTCGCCAAGTTCTGGTGAAGACGAACCAGTTAGAAAAAAGACGAAACCAGAGGGTTTGTTGGGTTCTGCACCAGGAGCGATGCCCACAGGTTCAAATATGATGCCAGGTGTAATGCCAGGTATGGCAGGTCATCCTGGTATGCCACCAATGGGCCAGTTCCCACCACCCATGCACCATATGATGGGACCTATGGGTCCTGTAGGTCCACCTTTCATGGGACCTgg CATGATGCCTGGTATGCCAAGCATGCCTCCAGGTATACAACCACCAGTGTCAGGTGCATCTATTCCACCGTCACGCCCATTATTTCCAAGTGCTGCAGCTGTTTCAACGGCTGCATCCACAGCTGTGACTTCTCCCTTGGGCACAGATTTCAAACCAATTACATCAATAGCTGGTGGATCGATAGGACCAGTTAAACCAACATTCCCTGCTTACAGTAATGCTGATAGTAATACCACCACTAGTAATAATATTGGAAATGATCAAAAAGTAAATCTTATAGCAACTACTAGTGCTGCCATTAAAATCATTCATCCACCGGAGGATCTAAGTCTA GAGGAAATTAGAGCAAGACTTCCAAAATATCAACGACGGCAAAGCGAAGAAGCGCGCAATGCACAGGTTGAAGCTAATCAGCAAGTTGCTGCAttacaacagcagcagcagcagcaacaacagcagcaacagcaacagcaacaacaagcCGCTGCTAATGCAGCCGCTGCGTTTCAGGATCAGCAACAGAGGCAACAGGCAGCGTTAAATGCTCTTCAACAACAACAGAGATTTCAGAGACCCCCACAAGCGGTTATGGTTCCTGCATCAGCTGCAATGCCTGTTAGCTCTGTCGCTTTGATGGCACCACTCATGCGACCTACTATGACCTTAGCTGCACCCGCTCTGATTCATGGAGGTAACATGATGCGACCGCCCCCCATGGGCCTGCCACCAG AAAAACATGTGTCTCATGCTTCAGAAATTAACACATACACATGTGTACGTGTACAATTTTGA